From the genome of Glycine soja cultivar W05 chromosome 14, ASM419377v2, whole genome shotgun sequence:
ttcttaaatataatatgtatgaaaataatagaatatcctagaactatagtgtgtatgaatatggtagaacaatctagaactataagtgtatatataagatagaagaatctagaactatcatgatactaatctatcatgaaaactctagaaagacctaaagtaatgtagaaacattcaccaccattgagaggttggtgacttgagcctataaataggcaattggtatgttgtaatctatcatccaagaaatcaatgacatggccttctttctaaaacaattctctaaaactatcaactatcatctaatAAACTACCAACAAGAACATAGACATGTTTCAGCTCCACCATCATCAACCTGTCTTCCTGTCTCTTTCAATTTCCTCTAGctagtttcttttaattttctttgttaCCCTAGACGCAATCCTTCACAAGTTGTTGTTATGATGAAAAATATCAGAACTAGCCACTTTGATGAACAACAATCCGGTGAATATCCATGTCCTTCAACATCACAGAACGCTCAGACAATCCTCTTAATCTGTCACGGACGTTCATGGCAGACCTCCCAGCTTGAACCATATCACCACAGAACTGGCATGTGATTAGACGCAGGGGGAAAACTGAAGCTTGATGCTCCACCTAcgaaaaaagttaaaacaatttattaagATAGTCTGattcataatataataatttgcaTATCTTTCATATGAAGTCAGATTACCAGATTGTATATTTCCTTGCATTAACTATGAAGAATTTCATACTgactagaaaattaaattaaatgtaacAAGTAGACCACACTTCTTAGTAAAAGGAAAACTTAGATATGGTAACTTTTTACGCAAATTGACAACAAACGACAAACTTTAGGACTGGCCCCCCCAGTCCTTAGATTCAGAAATAATATACATTTCAAGAATTTCTCTTTGTCCCttaattatttctaatttcTCAAAAGGGCAAATGCCAAACATGCTTATTTCAAACATATCCAATATCCATCTCCTCAAACAGCCTCCAAATGTTCTTAATCTCCTAAAGTTTCGGTAACTAAAACaaaggatatttttttatatgcagatatgaagaaaaaattgagATTCCTATCATCTGGAATAAAATCGAAAATAGGGTGTGCGAGCATGTTCTTACGGGTGAGTCTGTTGATGAAAGAATCTAATCTTTATATGCTTCTATTTGATGAGAATAATAACAAGTACAGATAGATGAGGCTTACGGTTCATGTTTAACATAGACaaaggaaaaagtaaaaaatagagagaaaaaaatgatgtgCTAGGCAGgatacaaggaaaaaaaaattatttcaatgagTCACTCCCCAACCCCTATAATATTAAAAGCAAAATTTCAGAAGACTTGGAAATGGCTTTAAACTTCACTCCCATCACTAGACTTTCAACTTTTAGAAGATCCAAAATGTGTCAGCTAACCTTGGAAAAAACAAGTAAAATTCCATACTTCAAAGTTTgtgaaaatcaagaaaaaattccaataaaaaaatattgtaatattttaataCATGACACTTTTTAACtgcaaaaaacataattattcatggcctcctcaacattgtttcaaaataaaatttaaataagatgAAGGCTTCTGCCATCAATTCTCTGGATTAATAACTTATCTCAGCAATAAACTTGGACAGACACAATGGCTTCAACAGAACACAGAAAAATAATGTATAACAGTAATCCCATATAGATGCAAACACAAAAGAAACACCCGCACACACAAAACTAGCAAGAAAGGGTAGGAGACATGAAACTCACCATTTGCTCTTTCTCAAGGATTATTCCACAGGGCAGTGAAGTGCCTCGTGAAAAACTTTCATGTGATTTTCTAATTCTTCCTGCTGGAAAGCCTGACCACACTTGTCACAGTGAATGTGGTTCTTGGACTCCTCAATCCTAAGAAACACTCCACAGCCTGAACGCTGACAGACAAAACTGTACATTGTTCGGTATCCAGTTCCATAGATGACATGGAAGATGATGCTTGCTGACCAACATTTTGGTTGAAATTATCCTGGACCATGACTAGTATTTTATAGTTAGTAATTCCCTTGAAGCCATATACACCAATGCTGTAAGTCCCTCCAcccatatttttatcattagagCTAAGAATCAAAGTCTTTGAGCCAATATCATGAGAAGAACACTTATGCTGGTGTCGTGTAGGAAATATGAGAGGATGTCTGGAGATGAAAATATCAATGTCCCCCCCCCCAATCTGTCCCTGATTCTAATTTTACTTCAAGACAAGAATTCCCGGAAGAGAGTTTCTCCCAAATGACATTGTCTATGGAAAATTTGTAATAGACAAACTTTCCTTCTTCTATTGTTCCAATTTGTGACCATCTGTCTTTTCTGAAAATGTACCCTTAATTTGTAAGCAAGTTCTCCATTGTTTACAGTTAAAATGTCACCTTGAGAAAGAGTAGCATGCTGCCGAAGACATGTTTCGAGGATAGCCTTATGATTGGGCAAGTCAGAAAATCCTACTCTTTCAGGGTGAAGTTTTGAATATGTCCCTTTTGGAAGCCAAACATAGCGGACATCAACTAAGGGAGGTTTTGAAGTGCCTTCAGAAAACAAATTATTCCATACATGAGGAGGAAGACCCACTGAACCTTGATCAGCAGTGAATTCTAAAACTCCTGAATGGGTGGTCCTCCCCTGTTTCACTTTATCAGTAGTTTGGATGCTTGAAGTGCTTTCTTCATGAACTAATGAAAACTGAAAGTATAAGGGTCCCTGTCCCTTATCAAAAGTACCCTGCTTAGACAGTTCTGTTCAGATAGCCTGAATTGAGCATGGAAAATGAAGGAAATCATTTAGTATTTTTCACATCAAGAATATAGACAAAAAAGGAATTGTTTGCAGCCATAAATTTTATGGTGGAAGGTATGGTAAGCATTTGTGTATAAGAAGATTAGCAAGTTTATTTTCACCGGTGGTGGGATTAAATATTacaagactaagtttcaatatCATTTAAGGGTTTAAATTAAGCATCACACCAGCAGGTTGTTGCTTGGTAACATTGCGACTGATTGTTACAATTTAAAAACCATTCATGTTCATGTACTTGATAGCCTTAATCTTTTTGGTGATGGTTACTCAACATGGTATTGAATACTCTTTGACAAACTGACATGGAGTTCCATGCTTGATAATATAATGCCCCATTATTTCAGCCAAATTACATTCAAGCATAAGATATGATGGACCTATCCTATGCCTTACATCAACCTCAAAGGGTTATTAGAGACTAAACTCTTTCTAGGCCATCACCTTACAGCTCAAGCTTTTGAGTGGAAAAGGTTGCTTGGTACCAACTAGTTCTTTCTTAATACACAACTTTGAAGACTCGACCATCAAACCACAATACCACACCACAACCCTATTTAGGGGCTTGCCCTGCTAACTAGTAAGAGGCATAGACGAATCCAGCATGGGCCATTTCAAATAGTCCAGAATTAAAACTTCTCAATGAATACAGTTGTTGAATCGTGTTTTATATAAGATAAAGAAAATGTTTCCAACAACCATATAATGTAAAGGGTCCAAAAGTGATACACAGTTAAAAAAGATGCAAAGGTAGCAAGTCAGGGAACATAAAACCAATGGTGCTACTGCATAGACATCAAAAATCACGAAAAGTGCGAAATTTTTATTACCCTTCCCTTACACAACAAGAACAAACTGAAGAATAAGTTTGCTGAGTGAGATAATCATAACAATAGCAGGACATGATCGGACAATCCTTTGGGTGTGTGAGTAATTTTGTGGTGTGGTGGAGTTTTCCTAACACATTTTTATGGTGACTTTGgtttatttcttttcacttAAGGAACCTCCCAAAAGAACACAGTGGCCTGGGCACATCTACGATCATCATTCggcaaaattaataaataattggaCTGACTTGGTTAGGGATTATTGTTTAGAGAAAGTATGTAATAACAGGGGTAGGTGAaaccaatttttaaattaaaagtccACTTTTAATCAAATCTCGTAAAATGGCATTTGTTACACGGTATATGTCTTTCTTCAAGAGGTGGCTTATAAGGTTTTATCTTTGGGGATAAGCTTAAATGCAATGATACAATTGTACATTTAATTGTGTTAGCCTAAATTCTTCCAGAGaactgtatatatatatgttcctAATATAATGCCAATTTAGGGAAAATTAATTCCTTGAAATTGAaaccaaagcattcatcacatttgtttttcttatttggaAACAACTTGAAATAGATCACTCACCAGAGACGATATTTCTTCCACAGACAGAagttaaaattacacaaaatcaTACAAACACACACCAAAGAACCATATTAAACTAAGAAAAAACTATTTCCTTCCCCTATGAATTGTCCTTTTCACTCTTCATTAATTAAGCAAACCTTCAACAAGTCTCGCGAGCCATTGTGGTTTCCCAGTCATGAAAACATTATATCCCAAAAGCATTCCAAATAGCAACCCACATGAATATCCCACTGCTACAGCTTTCCAGCCAAATCCTGATTCTTCATGGTGAAATGTTGAATATGGTGGCCAATCTTCATCCTTATTGCAGGATTTTGACAAAGGAAATCCACATAGCATTTGATTTCCAGCATAAGAATCATTTTCAAACGTGTTAAATTGTCCACCTGTAGGTATGATTCCCTCAAAGTGGTTTTGTGAAAGGTTCAACACTGCcagaaaattcaaattgatcAAAGCCACAGGAATCTCTCCTTTCAACTGGTTCCACGAGAGGTCCAACCATTCCAAATTTCTTAAATTACCAAAGGATCCTGGAATGGTACCAGTGATTGCATTGTGCGAAAGGTTAAGTCCTTTGAGAGAATGCAATTCTCCAATGACTTTTGGAAGTTCTCCTTCAAacatattatttgataaatcaaTAGTTGTAAAAATACTTAATATCCTCTCGAGCTCCATGTATCTACCTTTCATTACAACCACTACTGaatcattatataaattttggttACCCATATATTTCAAACCAGTTTGGTTGTCATTCACACTCACCATTCCTTGAAAGTTCTTGATGTATGAAGCTGGCAAGGGCCCACTAAAATTGTTATTTGAGACATAAAAAATTCTCAGCCTGGGAAATGGATACTTGGCACCGAAAGATGTGATGACACCATGAAACTTATTTGATCGCAAACTGAATACCTGTAACTCCTGGAGGCTTTCTAGCCAATGGGGAAATGTATCCTCTATGTTATTGCCTGTCAGGTCCAAAACTTCCAAATTTGTGCAGTGGGCCAAAGACCGTGGTAATGGTCCATCGAATTGGTTGCCATTCAACTTTATAGTCTCAAATGCATTTCCCTTAGAAAAGTTCCAAGGTATGTTTCCATAAAGGTTGTTCATTTGCAAATCCAATGCTGAAAGATAAGGAAATGTTGACAGACATTGTGGAATTTGGCCGGTCAAGTTGTTATGAGCCAAGTTGAGTATATTGAGGGTGCTTGCATTGCACATTGCTGAAGGAATGTTCCCGGTCAGCTCATCATTTGAGACTAAAAAGTATTCAATTCCATTGGGTGGAATTGGGAGATCTCCTTGCAACTTGTTGAAACTGAGATCAATATGAGCAATTGTATAATTCCAGGAGTGTAAGAGCTTCTCATGAAACGACTGGGGAATGCTTCCACGAATGTTGTTATGAGAAAGATCTAGATTCGACAATAATTCAAGTGGTGCTAAGAATTTAGGGAAACTATTAATATTACAGGAAGATAAATATAAGGATTGAAGGTTGGGTAAGATGTAGTCAGCGGTACTATCAAAGTTAATAGAGAGAAAATTATTGTGAGAAAGATCGAGGTAAAAtagatttttgaattttgaaaattgatgAAAGTCCAGATGACCACTCAAGTCAGTTGATGACAAACTCAAACCAGTAAGATTTTGGAGTTCAAATATTGAATTGGGAAAATTACCTTGCAGTTTGTTATTAGAGATTGACAAGTATTCCAAAGAATAAGATGAGAATTCACCAATTGACCCCGTGAGGAGGTTGTTGCTAAGATCCAACTCTAACAAGGAAGGCAAAGAATAACACCAACGTGGAATTGTTCCATTTAACTTGTTATCAGTCAACAATAGAAACtgcaattttgaaagtttattgaTTTTGCTTGGAATGGGGccaactaatttattaaatgatagaTCTAAATTAAAGTGGAGAGTTGAGTGAGATTAAACAATGATGTGGGAACCAGTCCATCAAAATTGCAACCCCATAGATATAGTGTGTTAAGAGATTTCAAATGGCCAATGGAATCTGGAATGTTTCCCGAGAAAGCAGTATGAGAGAGAGCCAAGTTGCTTAGTGGAGTACTCCAGTTGGACTTTGGAAGTTCACCTCCAAGGTCTTTATTAAAACTCAAATCTAGCATTTGAAGATTGGGTAAAGAGAGGATGTGACTCCATAGATTCCCTTGCAATTCGGTGGATACAAGACTAAGAGAGATGAGAGAGGAAGATAGATTGGTTAGCAATGACAAAGAGCTGACTCCGATTGAAGACATGTCCACGTCATCTAAATAAAGCTCTCTTAAATTAGTTGCGTTTTGAATGAGTTTGTTCCATGTGTATGGATCAACTCTCATTCTCCTGGAGTCGTAGTTGCTACTAAGATCAAGGAATAGTAATTTGGACAAGCAAGAGATTATGGAGGGAATGTCaccaaaaaattcatttttggcTAGGTTGAGTCGTTGAAGGTGGCTTAGGCTGAATATGGTGCAGTTGGGATGGAGCTGACCTTGAAGATTACAGAAGCTAAGGTCAAGACCGATGACATGGCCTGAGATGGTGTCGCACGTGACCCCATCCCACTCAGAACAATCTGTGTGCTTTTTCAAGGTTTCTAGTTTGAAAGGAGTGTTGAGTGAGTTTTTGAAAAGTAGTAAGGCAGAGGTGTCATGGTGGTTGcagaaagaggaagaagaagaagaagctaacATGAAGTATGGGAGTAGAAGCCAGCAAAGAATGTTATTATAGATATTCATCCTTCAAAcagaagaacaaaaatagagaGGATTTGATATGGATACAACCAATTCAATTCATtaacttctatttatagcctacgTTGCTTCTAAGGCTTTCATTTCGATTCAACTTTTGTTCCTTAGGCTGTGTTTCAAGTCATGtgtacctttattttttttaatcaaattattaattatatttattattttcttcaagAAAATTGTTTGAGTTTGTTCCTAATAAAATGCTGATTTTGAGCGGATTGAAGGTTGAACGTGTGAATTTTCCTCATTGCCTTTGCAGGCCAGGATACAACTCAGACAACTTACAGCAAATAAATACAGTTATAAACCCACACAATACAGAaccatattaaaataattcattccTTGACATTTGCATGGATTCTGTTGTTTGTTCTTTTCACTCTGACATATGGCACACGTTCAACAAGTCTCGCAATCCATTGGGGTTTTCCGGTGAATAATACATTACAGCCCAAATAAAGACaatgagaaaattcaaatttgtcaAAGTCATAGGAATCTCACCCGTCAACTGGGTCCATCAGATGTCCAACAATTCCATATTTCTTAAATTTCCCAAGCAACGGCGgagtttagtttttttacatAGAAAAATAGAGTATTGATAaatacactactacaaaagggGTTTTTTAAGTCGGTTCTATGGGACATTTAACGATGGTTTTTAGCCGTCATAGAACGCAGTATCGTAAAATAACATGTTACTTTTTAAGACAGTTTTGGAACCATCGTCATATATTCgaatttctaagacggttattcgaataattgtcttagaatgtgtcaTTTATCAAAGGCGGTTTTCTTCCAATATTCGACTTAGTATACAggattttctaagacggttattagaaaaaccgtcttagaaagctaGACATATTAAGACGGTTCTTGGAATAACCGTGTTAGATTCTCAAGTCACATGAGACATACGACGACGGTTATTCcaagaaccgtcttagtattTCTagctttctaagacgatttttttaataaccgtcttagaaagttcagtattttttttataattttttttgcagcaattttattttttgtaatatttttggctgttattttattttttgtaatttctttAACTAATACAATATTAAACATTGATTTGAAACAAAAGTATACTcattattttcaattgaaaaatcattatattacataatacaaaaatttacataattaattaaagtctCAAATTTTGCAAGAATTTACATTGCTATCCACACCTTAAGTAGAACAGGGACTAAAGAGTAAAACACAAGCATGACCACTGCAAATTGAACCAAAGGAAGCACCTGAAACCaaccttgaaagaaatgaaTATGAATGATGATGCTTACAAGTTTTACATCACTATTGAGAGCATGTTATGACAACATATATAACATTATAACTTGATATCAGACATCCTAGTTAAAGTGAAATAGTATCGTTTACTCAACCACAGAgagaaagtaataaataaagCTTAATGCCTCTGCTGACCAATGAATAGATTTAAGTTTACTGCGCTCAAGTATGCTTCtataataagtgttttttttcaaTGATAGAGGGGCAACCATTAAAAGCTGCCATTGTATTAAAACATAATTCTAAGTTGTAGACTGTGCATAATTCCAAGTTTTAGACTCAAGTCACAGTGAAGTTATATTTTGCCCTCAACCAATTGCGTTaagtaatatcttaattaatatcACATAGGCAAGGCACAATAATCTTTtatatcttaattaatatttatttattgtgaaagatttttttagttggatataaaaaaaatgatttttttagtacaATGGAACGAACAAgcacaaattgaaaaaaaaaaacctcccatatataattaaaataatattatattaaattagagGGTTTTAGGAGCTactatttaatttaacaataacatttgaaatatttttttagagaaatttcaaaaaaatttcttaacttTCTAAATGTATCCATCTAtcattcttttatctttattttaaagttaatttttaatatatatttttttcaaaaataccgCCAGTTAAAAGTAACCTGATATTATAATATGTTtcttataaatctaaaatacaGTCCAATTTATGTTAAgaatatttatttgtaataaattttaattataatataatttatatatttaaatgtatttatttattataaattttagttatataaaataattatttattttgtgtaatGCACAAACTAAAATACTCATTACTAAAAGAAGttctaattttgaatttataaagtTAAATAATGGAATCAAACTTTGCTAATCCCCTATCCCCTTCCCGTACTTGTTTCCAATCAATTCTTTAAAACTTTAGCAGGACGTACGGTAAGattgaaacttttttagtaaTCAATGCAATTActatagtttatttattttttaccgcTGGTACATGGTTTATTTATAGTTTGtgaacaattaattaataatgagcAAGTGGTAGTTACTACTCCCTACCCTACACAAAGACGAAGCCACTACGTGCCAAGAGTTTGAAAATTTTGTCTTGTTAGaggaaattttatatatatatatatatatatatgagccATTAGCACggagaaaattgaaaatgaaatccaGTGATTTCAACAGCCCAACTCCAAGTAATATgcagaaaaaaagttataaataaagcaGCCCATACCAGAACTTCTATTTGAACAGTAGAAGGTTGTTTTTCATGAACATAGAAGGGTAGGGAAGTATATGCATATTCATTGGGTACCTGTAGGAAGTCATGACTTTGGGATCTCTTAAAAGGCTTTGTCTTCATAATACATTGACAATGAGCAAGTATAGAACCTGCTACAAAGTGTAGACCTGTGGTATGCATCATGTAACAAGTCATCAAAGTCAATACCCCAAAGTATTCATATTAACTGgagttagttttttcttttaaaaaa
Proteins encoded in this window:
- the LOC114384937 gene encoding receptor-like protein 9DC3, whose product is MLASSSSSSFCNHHDTSALLLFKNSLNTPFKLETLKKHTDCSEWDGVTCDTISGHVIGLDLSFCNLQGQLHPNCTIFSLSHLQRLNLAKNEFFGDIPSIISCLSKLLFLDLSSNYDSRRMRVDPYTWNKLIQNATNLRELYLDDVDMSSIGVSSLSLLTNLSSSLISLSLVSTELQGNLWSHILSLPNLQMLDLSFNKDLGGELPKSNWSTPLSNLALSHTAFSGNIPDSIGHLKSLNTLYLWGCNFDGLVPTSLFNLTQLSELDLSNNLLTGSIGEFSSYSLEYLSISNNKLQGNFPNSIFELQNLTGLSLSSTDLSGHLDFHQFSKFKNLFYLDLSHNNFLSINFDSTADYILPNLQSLYLSSCNINSFPKFLAPLELLSNLDLSHNNIRGSIPQSFHEKLLHSWNYTIAHIDLSFNKLQGDLPIPPNGIEYFLVSNDELTGNIPSAMCNASTLNILNLAHNNLTGQIPQCLSTFPYLSALDLQMNNLYGNIPWNFSKGNAFETIKLNGNQFDGPLPRSLAHCTNLEVLDLTGNNIEDTFPHWLESLQELQVFSLRSNKFHGVITSFGAKYPFPRLRIFYVSNNNFSGPLPASYIKNFQGMVSVNDNQTGLKYMGNQNLYNDSVVVVMKGRYMELERILSIFTTIDLSNNMFEGELPKVIGELHSLKGLNLSHNAITGTIPGSFGNLRNLEWLDLSWNQLKGEIPVALINLNFLAVLNLSQNHFEGIIPTGGQFNTFENDSYAGNQMLCGFPLSKSCNKDEDWPPYSTFHHEESGFGWKAVAVGYSCGLLFGMLLGYNVFMTGKPQWLARLVEGLLN